One genomic segment of Caloranaerobacter ferrireducens includes these proteins:
- a CDS encoding extracellular solute-binding protein: MKRVIAMLLCLILLLSANGCTTVKDSTNVDNQGNKGKEITILIDNYFYSKIKFAFNTLDLYKRKFEREKGVKVNFDVIDISDYEKYQKKLNSKLYLKDGPALIYVSIWDFYKPLTEKGIALKVKDKLKNYEKIYDSVKDEEGFFVPIGMYHYPITLNRKVFEQLGIEEPGLDWTREDYFNIREKWLTNEPRNFTSILYKELVANIMEELDIYDIKNNKVNINNSRVIEYIKNLRDEIHSGKYILKNNYTFENYYKMLFVKESEEYKEANESYWYNDTDNLRRRFYDKNAMKSLRIGVDMDIDDYIILPQVIYELEKLRVWGFIVNKNGKNVDLGLEFIDGLLSDEVQLEMFREKYDYSYPVNKDIEEKIEEIEKANYVNEKAVALRKYILTRIKNGAYKSSNEYGKMYKIIKEELQSLYLQMNLIQMKR, encoded by the coding sequence ATGAAAAGAGTAATTGCTATGCTTTTATGTTTAATACTATTATTATCGGCAAATGGATGTACTACTGTAAAGGATAGTACAAATGTCGATAATCAAGGTAATAAAGGTAAGGAAATTACAATATTAATAGATAATTATTTCTATTCTAAAATTAAATTTGCATTTAATACTTTAGATTTATATAAACGTAAATTTGAAAGAGAAAAAGGAGTAAAGGTAAATTTTGATGTGATAGATATAAGTGATTATGAAAAATACCAGAAAAAGTTAAATTCAAAATTATATTTAAAAGATGGACCTGCGTTAATATATGTTTCAATATGGGATTTTTATAAACCTTTAACTGAAAAAGGTATTGCTTTAAAAGTAAAAGATAAATTAAAAAATTATGAAAAGATATATGACAGTGTTAAAGATGAAGAAGGTTTTTTTGTACCAATAGGTATGTATCATTATCCTATAACTTTGAATAGAAAGGTATTTGAACAATTAGGGATAGAAGAACCAGGTTTAGATTGGACTAGAGAAGATTATTTTAATATCAGAGAAAAATGGTTAACAAATGAGCCAAGAAATTTTACATCGATTTTATATAAAGAGCTTGTGGCAAATATTATGGAAGAGTTGGATATATATGATATTAAAAACAATAAAGTTAATATTAATAACTCTAGAGTTATAGAATACATAAAGAATTTGAGGGATGAAATACATTCTGGTAAATATATTTTGAAAAATAACTATACATTTGAAAATTATTATAAAATGCTATTTGTGAAAGAATCAGAGGAATATAAGGAAGCAAATGAATCGTATTGGTATAATGACACTGACAATTTAAGAAGGAGATTTTATGATAAAAATGCAATGAAGTCTCTTCGTATTGGTGTTGATATGGATATTGATGATTATATTATATTACCGCAGGTGATTTATGAATTAGAAAAACTTAGAGTATGGGGATTTATTGTAAACAAAAATGGGAAAAATGTTGATTTAGGTTTAGAATTTATAGATGGTTTATTAAGTGATGAAGTTCAGCTAGAAATGTTTAGAGAAAAGTATGATTATTCTTATCCTGTAAATAAAGATATAGAAGAAAAAATTGAGGAAATAGAAAAAGCTAACTATGTAAATGAAAAAGCAGTTGCATTAAGGAAGTATATACTAACAAGAATAAAGAATGGTGCTTATAAGTCATCAAATGAATATGGTAAGATGTATAAAATTATAAAGGAAGAATTACAAAGTTTATATTTGCAGATGAACCTTATTCAGATGAAGCGTTGA
- a CDS encoding S41 family peptidase has protein sequence MIIKLQKQVYFGVIAIFLFLIIGLIYLESNTVSIKSFLKGKQCIEQSNQRYIEDFMFIYKSIKEGYSYLEEKQEKYGFDWEDLKNETLEEVMSCKDDKTFFRIITKFLANLHDGHTYVMQPLNSVKALPIIIEKIQDKFVVSKTYFDKYPKIKKGYEVVSINGIKLKEIIETSEKYITGSTERQAEKKRLIHIYETLNFFIEKNIDYTKKAKLLLKDVSGNLIEVKVEWISYSDYYKLYLGDVPKLEVKWLDEDKKIAYLAIRSFAVEGNNEFLEFIDKVFKDYSEMKGFVIDIRSNQGGLSYFPNYLIRYLIDSPIADLKYRFKLSQAFHKLYYMGSVFNGVEGYTEWIDDGLIKPKSNNVADIPKILLIDELTFSAADRLASIIADYEIATIVGENGTGGGSGEPIRTKLPNTRWYFSYSAMQIKRKNEALIEGNGVEPNILVKRNFDDFIENQDTVLKKAIEIIENEIEY, from the coding sequence ATGATAATTAAGTTACAAAAACAAGTATATTTTGGAGTTATTGCAATCTTTTTGTTTTTAATCATTGGGCTAATATATTTAGAAAGTAATACTGTATCTATAAAAAGCTTTTTAAAAGGAAAGCAGTGTATAGAACAATCTAACCAAAGATATATTGAAGATTTTATGTTTATTTATAAAAGTATTAAAGAAGGATATTCATATCTAGAAGAAAAACAGGAAAAGTATGGATTCGATTGGGAAGATTTGAAAAATGAGACATTAGAAGAAGTTATGTCTTGTAAAGATGATAAAACATTTTTTAGAATTATTACTAAATTTTTAGCAAATTTACATGATGGTCACACATATGTCATGCAACCTTTAAATTCAGTTAAAGCTTTACCAATAATCATCGAAAAAATACAGGATAAATTTGTAGTAAGTAAAACATATTTTGATAAGTATCCTAAAATTAAGAAAGGATATGAAGTTGTATCAATTAATGGTATAAAATTAAAAGAAATAATTGAAACATCTGAAAAGTATATTACAGGTTCAACTGAAAGACAAGCTGAAAAGAAAAGGCTGATACATATCTATGAAACTTTGAATTTCTTTATCGAAAAGAATATTGATTATACTAAGAAAGCAAAACTGCTTTTAAAAGATGTGAGCGGAAATTTGATCGAAGTGAAAGTGGAATGGATTAGTTATAGTGATTATTACAAATTATATTTAGGAGATGTACCTAAACTTGAGGTTAAATGGTTAGATGAGGATAAAAAAATAGCTTATCTGGCTATTAGATCATTTGCAGTAGAAGGTAATAATGAATTTCTTGAATTTATTGATAAAGTGTTTAAGGATTATAGTGAAATGAAAGGTTTTGTTATAGACATTAGAAGTAATCAAGGTGGTTTGAGTTACTTTCCAAATTATTTAATTAGGTATTTAATAGACAGTCCAATAGCGGATTTAAAATATAGATTTAAATTATCCCAAGCTTTTCATAAACTTTATTATATGGGTAGTGTTTTTAATGGAGTAGAAGGTTATACCGAATGGATAGATGATGGTTTAATAAAACCTAAGTCGAATAACGTAGCAGATATACCCAAGATATTACTTATAGATGAGCTTACATTTAGTGCTGCAGATAGACTAGCTTCAATTATAGCTGATTATGAAATAGCAACGATAGTTGGAGAAAATGGTACAGGTGGGGGAAGTGGAGAGCCGATAAGAACAAAACTTCCTAATACTAGGTGGTATTTTTCATATTCAGCAATGCAAATAAAACGTAAAAATGAAGCTTTAATAGAAGGAAATGGAGTAGAGCCGAATATTCTCGTTAAAAGAAATTTTGATGATTTTATAGAGAATCAAGATACAGTTTTAAAAAAAGCTATTGAAATAATTGAAAACGAAATTGAATATTAA
- a CDS encoding extracellular solute-binding protein: MYKNLKRLSFAIMILLIIGIYININKNANMMSFQDDAKSEITIVVWNKVLETEIPSFISILDYYIPKFKEENNVEVRYEIVYANTYEDYIRKRNLKLYQKNGPTLIPIVRNEINEKILERYVKSGVALELTDKISYLSKIYDGLKEEKVYYVPIGMSYTAMVLNKNLLDELVIEEPNFDWTKEDYLSIKERWLSLEPRHFTKRDYIDIVKGPLYELKLIDDNNRIKLNTLEVKNFIKNARSKIFSDSYILNKDFSYEDYYKIFVEGIVTPEWEKAMRFYKGIERECLVLTLGVNIFETQQISEKIDKGNVSILPEVIKGNNIFYTWGFIVNKHGKNVEKGIEFVNGLLNDDIQFLMYNDGALTGGFYPVNKDIQNKIEKLDIKYSYNEKAVKLKMYILYRLRKCNIKPYSLDTIAQRELYDMIHKDLFKFIFTDEPYSDEKLSRELQKLEDKLNMWLNE, encoded by the coding sequence TTGTATAAAAATTTAAAAAGATTGAGTTTTGCAATAATGATATTATTAATAATTGGTATTTATATAAATATAAATAAAAACGCTAACATGATGAGCTTTCAAGATGATGCAAAAAGTGAAATTACTATAGTTGTTTGGAATAAAGTACTAGAAACAGAAATTCCTAGCTTTATAAGTATATTAGATTATTACATACCTAAATTTAAAGAAGAGAATAATGTGGAAGTTAGATATGAAATTGTATATGCAAATACTTATGAGGATTATATAAGAAAAAGAAATTTAAAATTGTATCAAAAAAATGGACCTACTTTAATACCGATTGTACGAAATGAGATAAATGAAAAAATATTGGAACGATATGTGAAAAGTGGAGTAGCATTAGAACTTACAGATAAAATATCTTATTTGAGTAAGATATACGATGGTCTAAAAGAAGAAAAAGTTTATTATGTACCCATTGGGATGTCATATACTGCTATGGTGCTTAATAAAAACTTGTTAGATGAATTAGTAATAGAAGAACCTAATTTTGATTGGACAAAGGAAGATTATCTAAGCATTAAAGAGAGGTGGCTTTCTTTAGAACCTAGGCATTTTACAAAGAGAGATTATATTGATATCGTAAAAGGACCATTGTATGAACTAAAGTTAATAGATGATAATAATAGGATAAAATTAAATACTTTAGAGGTTAAGAATTTTATAAAAAATGCTAGAAGTAAGATATTTTCAGATAGTTATATATTAAACAAGGATTTCTCATATGAGGATTACTATAAAATTTTTGTTGAAGGTATAGTTACGCCTGAATGGGAAAAAGCGATGAGATTTTATAAAGGTATAGAAAGAGAATGTTTAGTTTTAACATTAGGGGTAAATATTTTTGAAACGCAGCAAATAAGTGAAAAAATAGACAAAGGAAACGTATCAATTCTTCCAGAAGTAATAAAAGGAAACAATATTTTTTATACATGGGGTTTTATAGTAAATAAACATGGTAAAAACGTAGAAAAAGGCATTGAATTTGTTAATGGATTATTAAATGATGATATTCAGTTTTTAATGTATAATGATGGAGCACTAACTGGTGGTTTTTATCCGGTGAACAAAGACATACAAAATAAAATAGAAAAGTTGGATATTAAATATAGTTACAACGAAAAGGCTGTTAAATTGAAAATGTATATATTATATAGGTTGAGAAAATGTAATATAAAACCCTATTCTCTTGATACTATAGCGCAAAGAGAACTTTATGATATGATTCATAAAGATTTATTTAAATTTATATTTACTGATGAACCTTATTCAGATGAAAAGCTAAGTAGAGAGTTGCAGAAATTAGAAGATAAATTAAATATGTGGTTAAATGAATAA